The sequence below is a genomic window from Lampris incognitus isolate fLamInc1 chromosome 18, fLamInc1.hap2, whole genome shotgun sequence.
TAACCAGTGAGTCTGATCCCAAACAACTGCACCGCTTTTCTCATACTTCCTCGTAGCACAGACCCCAAAAGTGTCCCGTTTCTGAGCAATTTTCAAAGATGAGAAAGGGGCAATACACACCGATACTGGAGGTTTGACATTGCTCTTTAACCTCTGACGCGGCATTCAGCAGCGCTTCATGTGACTGTTAGTGGCTTAATGAAAGTTAGCGGCTTCACTTGCCCATTAGTGCGATAAGGTCAGTCATGGCTTCGTGAACAGATCCGCCAAACACCCCAGAGTGGAGATCCTTGTTGCCGCACTCCAGCTAGGATTTAGAGAACAAATTCAGTCAttgaacccttttttttttttggctcccccctccccacccttttttttctccccagtggtatttggccaattaccctattttccaagctgtcccagtcgctgttccacccccctctgcccatccgggaagggctgcagactgccacatgcctcctccgatacatgtggagtcgccagccgcttcttttcacctgacagtgaggtgtttcgccagggggacgtagcccatgggaggatcatgctattccccccacagttcccccgtcccctcgaacaggcaccccgactgaccagaggaggcgctggtgcagcgaccaggacacacacctacatccggcttcccgcccacagacatggccaattgtgtctgtagggatgccagaccaagccggaggtaacacagggattcgaaccggcgatcctcgtgttggtaggcaacagaatagaccgccacgctacctggatgcccaaacAATGCTATCTTAAAAGATAATTTGACAAACAGCTGGAGTAGACCAAAACACGACGCAGAGACAGAAAGGCTTGCTCTGGTTAGTTAAAGTGGGCTTCATTAACACGTTACAAAAACAAACAGAAGGATTTGGACATTAGTGATTATTGAAAAAATATTGCTGATCGTCCCTTCAGTGGCGCTAAACAGATATGCATCACTCACTTGTAACTCCTATAAATTACACCCACACAACTCTAATAAAGTAAATTCTAACTCAAAAACAGCTCCGGTCAAACGGACACAGCAGTACAACTGGACTCTACCTCAATGAAGAAGTAGCAGATCCCTCTCAAACCGTAAGTGATGCAGGGCTTGGTCTTGCCCAGCCAGTAGTTGTCTGAGATGCAGACATAGTCGACATCTTTTAAGAAAGTGTCTTTACGAGAAAAGACCAGCTCATCCAGGCCTTCAGACCCAGATTCCTCCATGCCCTCGAAGCAAAACTTGATGTTGATGGGAAGCTCCTgggaaacaaggggggggggggagagaaaaacaaCACTTTTAGATGAGTGCGAAAACAGGCTAAAATATTTCACTGAGGCGTCACAAGCCCAACACCAGCCTATACGGAGAAGTAAAGGTAGGTGAACAAACTGAGGCTGAGTCAAATGATGAAGGAAGGATGCTGGCCTGCATCTGTGACCAAAGCATCTCCTATTTGTAACCCCGAACTGCATTAATACCTTCTGTCAGTCTTCTCCTGTCAACACACTGGATTCCCAAATGCAAACACATTTGGCATCTTGCTATGGCGCTCTCCAGCAAGGCAGATGCTGATGGTCACAAGGACTCAAACTAGTTCAAAGGCATCCTCTCAACTCACAATACCACCCAACCATTGTCATTCCCTCTGGAGCGGTTATAACTCTGCATCCGAATTTCTCCCCACAAGTTATTTCACCTCTAATAACGGTCCATTTtatggcaacaaaaaaaaggttCAAATCAAGAGGTAGCCGAGACAAGCCGGCTCAGTCATTAAATGCTAGATGTGGGTCATTCATTAAACTCTAGGAGATAAAGGCCAGCCTCTAATCCCCTGAGACCTTTGAACGCCGATAACGGACAACACTAATGTGGCCAGAAAGCAATCACCAAACCACTATGATGCCTCCATTGTCAAAACACTATACAACCCCACCGTGGCAATTAGAAGCACCTGAAGTACTGGTGGGGGCAAATTGTGAGAGACTTTTTCAAGGCCCTTAAAACTTAATCAAGTCTTGGGTTTAGAAAACGGATGCATTGCGCGGTGGCTGGTTCTGATCCTACCTGCTCGATCTTCTGGTAGGCTTCAATGCAGTTAAACCACGCCAACACAGGACCCTTATCGTCTGTTGAACCTCTTCCATAGAGCTTGCCTGCAAACAAAGAGAAAGAATCACGTCTTTTTTTATTCATGAGATTGCTTTATTAATAATAACTCAAACGGGGAACGTGAAGGAAGTAGTAAGAAAGCGCCAGACGCTCTTAATGGGGTCAAGTGGAAGTGGATTTTCCCATGCTTAGTCATTCAAACTCTGGACTAAACCAACTTCCCTCGCCACCGAGACACGAGCAGGAACCGAACCAGCAGAAATGGATGAGATGCTCATATAGCAGGATATGCTACGGTCTGTCAGCTGACAGTCACCAGATAAAACATGGAACTGTTAActcatgcagaaaaaaaaaagtatatatagctGCAAGCACCAATCAAGGGGCCCAAGCACATGTATATAAATGGCGATATGTAGTGGGGTATCAAATCAGGCCGAGGCAGTGAACAGTCTCTGGGACTAGCAGAATACATAGACGCCATAATGAACACTTTGAAAATTAAGGGGACATTCTGCTGCAAAAGCCAGCTTTATCAATACAGTGGAAGCAAATAAAGCTTATTGACTAGGCTCATCCAATTCACACAAAATTTGGGGCTCCTTTCTTTGTGATGCCACAGGGCCGTAAAATTGGCAGCTGCGGGATGTGGCTCTCAGGCTATGAAGGCCTTTGTGACTCTGCCAGGTATCAATATTAAGCATAACTGTGAAATAATGCCTGCAGTAAAGTAATGTAGCCTACATATGTAATCAAATTACAGTACAGTCATCAGCCAGACAAACATAACGCTTTTTCTAATTTTTGCCATAATAAATCGTTCATTTAGGCTTTAGGCAGTAGGCCTAAATGTTCACAAGCCTTTAACAAGACAGTTAACACAAACAAGTTGGAATACACATATTAACAGCAGCCACAGGAAGAAAACACACTGTTACATGGGAAGATTATTTGGTGCATTGAAGAGCTGCTTTGCATGTCTCTCCATCGGCCAGCAAACTTCCTCGTGGTGCCAGCAAAATACCAGTTTCCTGCGCAGCCCTCCGTCACTTCATGGGATGAGCCCTGTGTTGTTGGTTTGTGGTTTCTTAAACCCGACTGCTGTGTCCTCTTAACCTGTGGTTTAATGCACACCTCAGGTTTTAGTCTGAACCCAATTGCTCTTTCTCTGAGAAATCCCATAACAGTCACTAGGTCACGTTTTCTGGGGTTTAACTGGGGTTTAAGGGGAGATGTCGTCTGCTCAGATCATTTCAGTACTTCAAAACATGTCTTTCACCATGTATGGTGTTATGTGATCTACTTTAACATCACTGccagggcgcccgggtagcgtagcggtctaacacggggattgccggtttgaatccctgtgttacctccagcttggtcgggcgtccctacagacacaactggccatgtctgtgggtgggtagccggatgtgggtatgtatcctgctcgctgcactagcgcctcctctggtcggtcggggcacctgttcgggaaggagggggaactgcgggggaatagtgtgatcctcccacgtgctacgtccccgtggggagactcctcactgtcaggtgaaaagaagcggctggcgactccacgtgtatcggaggaggcatgtggtagtcagcagccctccccggatccgaagagggggtggagcagcgaccgggacggctcagaagaatggggtaattggccggatacaattggggagaaaaaaaaaagaaggggggggggggatccctcaaaaataaataaataaatcgctgTCAACCAAATGCGATATTTTGTAACGACATGTATTTCAAATATTTCATAACTGCTTTCATAATTTTGAAGCCAAAGACAATGCTAAAGGGTGATGGACATctgataaatctttttttttctgtgcaaACAAGACATGTCCACCTTAACCAACAAACATTCTTTATTGGTAAAAGAAAGGGTGCGCCATATACAGACTTGAGAGCATAGAAAAAAAATCGACATTGACTGCTTGACAGAACGCATTGCCCCCACTGGCATCAACGGCGACAGTACTGGAGGAGATCTTTGTGGGTGAGGCCGACACGGTTCCTCTCTCGAACCCTGAACTGCAGCTAAGCTAACGACAGCGCAACGACCCCACGAGAACCCGGCGCATGCTGAAGAAACGACGGATTAGTATGAAAGCACAAACATTAAACACAGTTAAAGTGCTCATTCGAACGCAAACATGTTTCCAGTGTTGGAGCTTTGGCGCAGCCGAAAAAGGAAGTTAaggcttttgtttttttgtgaccgACAGTTCAGGGCGACATTGTTTGACGAGCAGGTGAAAAGGGAAAAGCGCTGACTTGGGGACTGCTGCGAGGCATTGGTAGTGACGAAGTGACAAGGATCTGCAGAGTCATTAGGGCCCGCCGGTGCAAAGTACAGCGAGACCAGCGGAAAGCCTGAATCCCATCGGTATGCAATACATTACCTAAAAAGTATGACTTGGGCCTTTTTCTTGGTTCTCTGAAAAGTTGGGACATGCTGTGAGACTTTGTGGATTTCGTGAGAGATTAAGGGTTTCACTAGacttgtaaacagcacagttaCAAAAGGATGAACAACACAGCCCgtgtcccacagacagacacgaggTAACTAGAGTGGACTTTGGAAATATGTCACAATTCAAGATACGATCTGGAGTACGCTGCTTAAATGCTCAAAGGGCATTTAAGCAACGTACCACGCACGGGCGATGATGAATAGAAAGTATTCATTGGGCAATACTCGGCTAATTTACAACTTTCAGATTTTAGTCGTGTTTGTGGTGTTCATGCTTGTTTAACAGTATGGAGGAAatgaaataccccccccctttttttttctccccaattgtatttggccaattaccccactcttctgagccgtcccggtcgctgctccaccccctctgctgatccggggagggctccagactaccacatgcctcctccgatacacgtggagtcgccagccgcttcttttcacctgacagtgaggagtttcgccagggggacgtagcacgtgggggatcacgctattccccccagttccccctccccccctgaaaaggcgccccgaccgaccagaggaggcactgctgcagcgaccaggacacatacccacatccggcttcccacccgcagacacggccaattgggtctgtagggacgcccgaccaagccagaggtaacacggggattcgaaccgccaatccccgtgttggtaggcaacgcaacagaccgctacgctacctggacacctctGAAGTAACTGTTTAAGTAGCAGGATAAGTATTTGTTTCCTTCTGACATCTCAAAATTCAGTTCCCGGACTTAAAACTGGGTTTATTCAACCACTACGTTGCCGTTAAACGGACACCATTAAACACCAGCACATTCGCGTGATTCTGTAATCTTATAGGTGCTTGGTGAAACGTAACTTTTCTTTCACAGTGTTTCGTTTAAAGCCGGCAAACATGGGGTCAGGTCTTTTCAGCGAGCCTGCATTTCACTGAGATTTTGGGGTGGGAGGTCAGCCTGCCTTAGAAAAGACATTGTGATCCTGACAGATTCATAACAGCCTGCAGCCATTCAAGACAAAACACAAACTCTGGTAAGATTTTCCTGAGCAGGAACTGAAAATGGAGAATCAAAAAGAAACCAAAAGCATACCTGACATGAAACCATTGTTGCAGCGGCGTCTAAGATATTCTAATCAAGGCCAAATATAGTTCAATCGCGGAGGCCGTTACTGTCACATTACATGAGCaataatgttctttgtaaatatgaaCGACTACACCCCCAGAACACCTCAGCTCAATCTCACCTAGCCTGTTTTTACGGTATGTGCATAACCCAAGGGTACCTTTCTCAGAAACAAGACGGATTTCCCAGAACAGCACTAAAGGGAATGAAACGAGATGTTCCTCTCACCATCTTTCTCCACCAGTGTGAAGGGCTCTGTGTCCCAGCCATCTTCCAAGTTAGCTGGCTGCACATCAAGGTGACCATAGATGCACACGGTCTTCTTGCCTGGGTCCGACCCCAAATGACCTAGGACAATGGGGGGCAGGGGGATTTCCTCTCCAGAGGGCAGCTGAATGGCCAAGATAACAGCAATAACTTCAGTTTGGTATTTATTATCATTTTAAGTCATATTTGGCGTGATTTTTAAATCAAAGTTACAGCACTTCAAAACAGGCTTATGCACTACTggttccataaaggccagattataagaccaaaaaaaaaatgcattgtgTGTTATGGTGCTATAAAAGCACATGACTACACTGTGAAAGTGCATTTATCAATAAGGAGGACAGAAGGCTTAGCCAGAGTTGGAAAGGTTAAAAGTTTGCAAACAAGACCTGTTGTGCTAATCTGTGCACAATGGCTATTGGTTCGGGAGCAATGAAATCGCCATTGCAAAGGGCATGTCGACAATGTGAACAAgaaggagagatggggggggggtgtctatgcACAACAGAACTAGCAGGCAGGAACAATGTTAGTAGATTAACAAACAAATTTTAACTGTCATTTTTACACACTCTAAAACCAAAATGAGCATCTACATTATTACAATAATTAGCACACACGTGCTACAAAAGTGAGCAACCGCGTGATAATGCCACAGTGACAGGACTGACCTTCTGTTTGCCGATGTCCACCATCTCCACTGTGCCCCCCAGCCTCTCGATGTCCTTGGCTGCCATCTCCATCATCTTCTTGATCTCCCCGCGCTTCTCAGGCCAAGCTGACACACTCTGGACCTCCACCCATTGGGCCAGACGCTGGGAAAGACACGACAGAACAGATTCGGATTGATATTCAAACCTTTTCACAACTAACCTGAATTTTGGAATTCCAACGTTCCCATTCCCTGAAATCAATTACGTTACATCACTTCAAACCCCCCTTTATCTATGAGCCCAATGACGTCAGGCGAATTACGTAACAAGCTGAAATACCGCATAAATAAAACATAATTACTGATATATTAGAATGATCTTACCTCAATGTAAGCTTCCTGGTGTTGATCCACATACTTGAAAAGTGCTGGGAGGTGAGCCATCTTTATCAGCAGCTGCAGCCGTGCAGTTCACAAGCAGAGTGTGCCTGTGTCTCCGGTCTTTTATGTCAGGACAAAAACCACTCCCTCCTCCAAAACCTGCTGACAACACAATCTTAAGTTCCTCTGCAACACATGCCAGTGGTCTGAGTGATAGGCAAGGCTAGTTTCATATCTAAAATTAAGTCTGATGTGGTGCTTTTTGTTGTCTTACAGCTCAAAAGCCGGCAGAAGGTaagttttctgaagaggcatgtgaAGAAAATGTGCACCAGCGGGGCATTAGATGAGGTGTCATTTAATGACAAAAGGCATTTCGAAG
It includes:
- the cndp2 gene encoding cytosolic non-specific dipeptidase, encoding MAHLPALFKYVDQHQEAYIERLAQWVEVQSVSAWPEKRGEIKKMMEMAAKDIERLGGTVEMVDIGKQKLPSGEEIPLPPIVLGHLGSDPGKKTVCIYGHLDVQPANLEDGWDTEPFTLVEKDGKLYGRGSTDDKGPVLAWFNCIEAYQKIEQELPINIKFCFEGMEESGSEGLDELVFSRKDTFLKDVDYVCISDNYWLGKTKPCITYGLRGICYFFIELECGNKDLHSGVFGGSVHEAMTDLIALMGSLVDKRGKILVPGMNDDVAPLTEEEKQLYDKIEFDLEEYCKDVGVGRLLHDSKEQILMHRWRFPSLSLHGIEGAFSDGGAKTVIPRKVIGKFSIRVVPDMDPKVVEKQVISHLQKKFSELESPNKLKVYMGHGAKAWVSDFNHPHYLAGRKAMKTVFGVEPDLTREGGSIPVTLTFQEATGRNVMLLPVGSSDDGAHSQNEKLNRTNYIQGIKMLGAYFHEVSQLD